TCCCTTAGGAAATTAGGCAGCCCAACAGGGTTTTGGAAAATCCGTGGACCAGCGATCCAGAGTGAGTCACTTAGAAGGaaagtcaggggtggagaggagaaagtCAGGAGAGTCGGATGGTCCGTCGCTAACCAGGAGGATGGGGGTCCAGGAGGGTCGCCGTCATCCTGTTTCTCCCAGTGTCCAGGTGCCGCTGTCAGAGAAGGGGTCTTAGGCTGGGCAGACCATGGGGTTGAGCCAAGAGGTCAGTGCTCAGGATCTGAGGCTCGTGTTCtcacataactgtggtattcgttaagtgcttactaggtgccaagcactgtactcggcgctggggtagatacaagataatcaggtcccccaaggagctcccagtctaagcaggagggcaaacaggtattgcatccctattttgcagatgagggaactgaggcccagagaagctaaatgagttgctcaaggtcacacagcagacaagtggcggaaccgggattaggacccaggtcctctgactcccgagcccgagctctttccactaggccacgctgctccgagCCCAGAGGTTCCCTGCAGGGAGgccgcaggtctgggagtccaggaACCACGGTGGGCGTAGAGGTCGCCGTGCCCTTGCCCACATCCGGCGGGAAAACCGAGAGCTAGTCCAGGGTAGTCCATGGGCCCGGTCCCTTCCTTCCCAGGGCACAGGGCCCCTTTGGATCCTGGCCGTGACCTCCCTTGGGGTGAAGCAGggcgggagaggggttggggcgaGGCCATGTTCTAGCTCTCCTTCCAACCGAAGGAGAAACTCCCCAGGACAGGGAGGCTTTCCCTAGACAGAGATGCGCCCAGGATCTAGGGAGGAGATAgggccttcctttctccctccccctggaatGCTGATGATAATTAATATTGCCACCAAGGTGCCACCACCGGACGGCTTAACCGTCACTTCCCCTACTGGCATAGAGGCCAACTTTTTATTCTGAGGGACGAGAATGGGGTGGGGCTTTGGCAGCGGAGTGAGTGGaacagggctggggtggggtggcaggCTGCGCAGAGCTAATGGGTCAGAAAGCTCCAATTGGGGGTTTCTTCAGCCCCGCTCCAAAATTCTGGGGGTAGAAAAGCTGGGAGTCCGGCCCAAAAGGCTGTGGGGGCGGGAACGGCGGCTTCACCCCCGGTTGGAATCGATCGATGGcacttattgtactgtactaagcggttgggagaggacaataggatagagtggatagacacgatccctgccctcaaggagcctccagtctagagggggagacagacacagcagggaagaagatgaaaaagggggctatgtacataataataataataataataatgatggcatttgttaagcacttactgcgctggggtggatataagaaaattgggctggacacagtccctgtcccacatggggctcacagtctcactcccccttttccagatgaggtaactgaggcccagagaagtgaagtgacttgcccaaggtcacgaagcagataagtggcggagccggagctTCGGTGACGGGCTCTTTAAAGCCTGTACTTAAAACCGGGGAGGCACCTGTCCTCGTCGCCCCCACGGAGCTGGCATCTACTACGCCCAGCGGCTCCTTGGGCCTGACGCTccgttgtgcgtgtgtgtgtgtgtttgtgttttttgtgtgtgcttccctcccctgtccccgcAGGTGTCCCCGCCACAGCTGGCACCGAAGATGCCGGAGCAGAGCAACGACTACCGGGTGGTGGTGTTCGGCGCGGGAGGCGTGGGCAAGAGCTCGCTGGTCCTGCGCTTCGTCAAGGGGACGTTCCGCGACACGTACATCCCGACGATCGAGGACACCTACCGGCAGGTGATCAGCTGCGACAAGAGCGTGTGCACCCTGCAGATCACCGACACGACGGGCAGCCACCAGTTCCCGGCCATGCAGCGCCTGTCCATCTCCAAGGGCCACGCCTTCATCCTGGTCTTCTCGGTCACCAGCAAGCAGTCCCTGGAGGAGCTGCGGCCCATCTACCAGCAGATCCTGCAGATCAAGGGCAGCGTGGACACCATCCCCGTCATGCTGGTGGGGAACAAGTGCGATGAGACGCAGCGGGAGGTGGACACGCGGGAGGGCGAGGCCGTGGCCCGGGAGTGGCAGTGCGCCTTCATGGAGACCTCGGCCAAGATGAACTACAACGTCAAGGAGCTGTTCCAGGAGCTGCTGAACCTGGAGAAGCACCGCAGCATGAGCCTCAACATCGACGGCAAGCGCTCCAGCAAGCAGAAGAGGACAGATAAAATCAAGGGCAAGTGCAGTCTCATGTGAAGTCCTGGCCCTACCCTCTCGCCCCCACCGGCTCCCACTGGAGCCTGTCCCACCCCCCCCATCTGGCCCcagcccacttcctccttctcctcctcttcctctttctcctcctctacttccttctactcctcctccttcttctcttcctcctctttctcctcctcttcctctttctcctcttccttctcttcctcctcctcctcttcctctttcttctcttcctcctcctcctcctcctcttcctcttctttcttctcctcccctttctcctccttccccgcctcctcctccccctccttctcctcttcctctttttctctttccctttgccgcccctcctggccttcctctgcctctgctacgttttctctgtctcttcgtCTCCCTGCCTTCTCGCCTTCGCCTCTCTGTCTCCTTGCCTCTTTGACTCTCGTTTCTCTCCGAATCTCACCTTCTCGATCCTTGTGTCCCCTTCCTGCTCCGTCTATCCCTATCTCTCCTtgttgctctctctttctcttccagtctctgtttctctccttgtccctgtcactgtttctttccttccctctctctctctctctctctctctctccctccctcctccaactccctcccctctcccccttgcctTGTGGCCTCATCTTGGCCCATCGGCCCCCGcctggccccccgcccggccccccgcccggcccagtCGTCCCTCCTGTGCATTGGATCACTGTGACTGCACTGGGGACGCTGAACTCCACTCTGACCCagcacttttctctctcttcaattTTCCATCCATCCACCATCGCTCCTGTGCTCTCCGCCCCGCCGAGGaccagcttcccctctccccggccgccGGGGGCATGCAATACGGAGGGGTCGCGGGACCCCCCCGGGAAGATAGGCAATAAAACTGGAGAACCTCATCCTCCGGCCGACACACCCGCACCTTCTCgtgccctccctccgccccgatggagggcggcggaggacggcggcggcggaggacggCGGCGGCTGAAGCCACGGAAGCTTTGCTGGGGGTCCGTGAGCTTCACCCACGAGGACTGATCTGGAAGACActcgctctctcccttcctctctccgctCAAGCCCCCCCAGGAGACACCCCCTCCCGGCCTGCTGGGGGAAccccaggggagggaggcagcccaGCCCCTGGACCAGCACTAACTGCAGCCCAACTCCAGGATGCCCCCACTCTGCTGGGACCCGCCCTCGCTCAGGGGGACCGGTCCCACTCAGACCCCCAACAGCACACAGACGGTCTTGcgcttccccttccctgccccatcccctacCTCCGCGGCCCAGCCGGAGGGCCTGGGACAGAGAGAGCCCAGAAGGATGGCCGGGGTACCAGCTCTGAAGGACTTCTCCGGCGTGATTGGGTGGCTGGGATTTCCCAGAGAGCAACGGGCAGTTCAGTAGGAATCCTTGGCAGGGATGAGGggggccacgggcctgggaagctgGGTTTGAACCCCTCAGGGCCTCTGCCGACCCCCCCAGCTCTCCAGGAACCCTCGGCCTACAGCCGGAGGAGCGGTCTGGGgccggtgggtggggagggaggctctGGTTGGGCGCAGGttcgcggggccggggagggggacggtctCAGATCAGAGCAGGGagaagggtggagaagggggccGAAGCAGACTGAAGCAGCAGACCGAAGCAGACCAGGAGAGGTTGGCTGGACCGCTCTCTCCGCTGTCTGCAGGCCcgaatctcaccatcagcagcgtCGTCTTCAGACCGAAGGGCAACTCAATAAGTAGACtcagggcagggccgggggcgagggccgGCTCCCGTGGGGACCGGCCAGAAGCGGGGGCTTCgaggggaagagaaggtgacGGTCCTATAGCCCAgctgttcccccctccccaacccccaagcctgggcctaGGGATCCAGGATCTTCTGCTGGGGAGCCTCCAAGGGGTTGGAACTGGCTTCTAGAGGGCAGGAGAGTGACCAGCAGGGTGGGTGTGATGCGTGAATGATggcgcctctgtgtgtgtgtgtgtatgtgtgtgtgtggggggggatgcTGCTAGGCAAGGGACTGGGTAGGTTCGCATGAGTGGATAAATTTGGGAAAGTGTGGACTGTGTCGATGATTTGGTGAGCAagggcttgtgtgtgtgtgtgtgtgcaagtggCTAGAGAGTCTAGGAATATgtatgtctttgtgtgtgtgcgcatttGGGACTGTATGacagcgtgtatgtgtgtgtgtgtgagagtgtatgtgagagagagagagagagagagagtcagtctGAGAGTTTGTGTAGACAGGAAGAGAGGTGGAAGTTCGAGCAGGGCGGTGGAAATTAGCAATCAGACCCCTGCCTgccagccccttctcccttctctccccaggtcTTCCTTTTTCCAGCCACTGTCAgagcccagcccccgcccctggGCTCCACACGGTAGCTGAGCAGCTGGGACTTCTGGAGTGGAAATAATTCTTGTGTCAtagccacccctccaccccctccacccagggATCCCACCAAGCAGGAGGGTCAGGGAGGGGCACCCTAGCATGGGCACCTTGTGGGCACAAGGCCCACCCTCTGCAGCTTAGGAGCTGCTTCCCGCCGGAGCCCTGCCTGCCCCGGCACCTCAGGGACTCACCCTGATAGCACAATCACGGCTCccccggccgggcgggggggcccaagcgggagggcaggagggtgggcatCCAGGCCCGGCAGTGCCATTTCCCCCTGACTGGgcaccaccctctccctccctacttcTCCAGTCCCCATATCCTGGagcggtgtagagggggagaggggtagtgggagagacagtccctgtcccaagagtccttcccagctGGGATGCCCCCCCGGGCACATCCTGTGCCAGTCTCCTTTATCCtcgctcccccctccacccccaaacccctcGGTAACcacctagccccctccccccgcccccccccccccgcagtccaACTGTGTTCCCTCTCAATATTCAAACCCTTTACCTCTTCCCCATCGAGCCCGCCCCCTCACTCAACTGAACCTTCCCCCATGgcgggtcccctccccccccccccccccggaacagACCCCAGCAGCTTCAATTGTGATGAGTTTGGAGTTTTTAGCCGGCACCCGCCAGGGAGATGCTCGAAACTCCTTCCAGGGAAACTCCTCATTCCCGTCCCCTCCTTCTTGCTTCCCGCCCCCCAGCCAGCCAGCACACCAAGGGAAGGTTGTTTACACGTGTGTCCCATCCCGTCTGGAATATTGTACGGTGCTTCTGCTCCACCCCGTGTAGACCCCTCGCCCCTCCGACCCCCGGCAGCTCgtcacctcctccccgccccccagcatgtgaacgcggcctccccctccctgtgGCCTCCCCCCTTTTTTAACGAGTTCAATGTAGCCTTTTCTCTAGGACTATAGTCTTCCTTCAATAAACATCTGGCGCTGCACCCCACAGCCCCTCCTGCACCCGCTGTCTAGGggcggggaggcgaggggggggGAGTACCAGTGATAGCTGGGGCCCGGGGAAAGGAACATCAaggactctctccttctctagttcCTTCCAGCCCACCTggctggcagagggagggggaggtgggacggGGAAGGAGCCAGGGCCTGCTCCTCGGGGATCTCTGGCAGAGCCGTCAGAGGAATTCACTTACTTTAGCCAAAACAGGAGTAAATCGGGGGACGAGGGTTGGTATGAGCCCTGAAGGTgtcatgaagaggaaagggggatttggGGACAAGGTGGAGagaggtgcgggggtggggggagccatgCTGGGGGTCGTGCAGGAGGAGATGCCGAGGGCAAAGTGGGTGGGATAGAAAGGGTcgcggaggaggcgggaggccgaACGAGGATCAGGGAGTCAGGAGGGGCAGAAGAAGCCGTGGTGGGTCacggaggggacaaggggaggttGAGGAGGGCATGGATTCAAGGAGGGGAAAGGTCgtggcggggatggggagaggttgaAGAGGGCGTGGGGTCATGGAGGGCAAAGGTTGAGGAGGACATGTATTCATAGAGGGGGAGAGGTCATGGCGTagatggggagaggttggagagggCATGGGGTCGTGGAGGCCAAAGGTcgaggaggacatgggttcacaataatgataattatggtatccgttaagcgcttactgtgtgccgagcaccgttctaagcgctgggtagatacaaggtaatcaggttgtcccacatggggctcacagtcttaatctccatcttacagatgaggtaactgcggcacagagaagttaagtggcttgcccaaggccgcacggcagacaagtggcggagccagggttagaaatcacgacctctgactcccgagcccgtgctctttccactaagccatcctgcttcatgGAGGGGGCATGTcgtgatggggatggggagaggttggagagggCATGGGGTCACAGAGGCCAAAGGTTGAGGAGGACATGGATTCATGGAGGGGAAAGGTCAtgtcagggatggggagaggttggggagggcaTGGGGTCGTGGAAGCCAAAGGTTGAGGAAGACATAGATTAAAAGAGGGGAAAGATCATGGCACGGATGGGGAGAGGTTGAAGAGAGCATGGGGTTATAGAGGCCAAAGGTTGACGAGGACGTGGATTCATGGAGGGGAAATATTTtggcggggatggggagaggttggagagggCATGGGGTCATGGAGGGCAAAGGTTGAGGAGGACGTGGATTCATAGAGGGGAAAGGTCATGGCGCAGAGGGGGAGAGGTTGAAGAGAGCATAGGGTCATGGAGACCAAAGTTTGAAGAGGACATGGATTCATGGAGCGGAAATGTCTGGTATGTCAGGGAGCGGGAGAGGCTGGCGAGGACATGGGGTCAGGGAGGCCAAAGGTCGAGGAGAACATGGATTCACGGAGGGGCAAGGTTGAACGGAAGAGGAGGCGGTGGGGACGGGGGTGAGGCGGTGGGGACGGGGGTGTGCTGGTGGGGAGCTTGAGGGAATcgaggaggaggcagtggggcTGTGGGGGTGAGTGAGggcctggtgtgtgtgtgtgtttggtgtggGGATGACATAGGGGCCCCTTTGCCAGGAGGCGGCGGCAGATTCCCCTCCTGGGGCAGCGGAGCTGGCCGTGTGCGTCATCAGCCCGTTGCCTGGGAAACCATCTGCTCCTCCGCACTGCCgggaactgtgtgtgtgtgtgtatgtgtgtttgtgtgtgtgtgtgtgtgtgcgcgcgcgcgctggggggggggggtgggtcgggggggagtgcacagagaagtagaggccCGGGGGGGTTCCAGGTggacaggggaggggggccgggcagTGACCCTCTCTTGTGTCTCCCACCTTCGCTTTACTTTGCCCCATCTCCCGCGGGGCTGGATCGgagcctcccttcccaaatccaggCTGTGACCATGGTTGGGTGGAACCCCTCTGAGCCCGTGGACCGACTGTAatctggctggggagggggccatAGCCcgagtggaatggggagaaatgaTTCTCCACGGCAGGGATTTTACACCTTGGTTGATTTCTTCTTCCACCCTCTCACCCTGTTAatgctctctccctctatctcgaAAACACTCTTTTCCGACACCTCTGCTTCTGTTCGCCTCCTTGTCCACCTCTCAGtctctcaatttcctcttccctccttcttcctggtTTTCTGCCTTTCGATCAATcgagtaacggtatttattgatcccCTACCACGTggacagcactttactaagcacttggtagagtacgctATAATATGGTAGACGTgagtccttccctcaaggagcttccggtgtagtgggggagaccgacatcaaaatcaatcacagataaggagaatcagtcgatcgatcaatcgagggtatttccggagtgctttctgtgggcagagcgctgtactaagcacttggaagagtataacagagttggtagacattctccctgcccataaggagctcatagtctagaggggaaaaggccATATGGACATGTGAAAAGAAGCAAAAGGGCATTTGAACACCAATTAGTGCGTGTTAGGTACGAAGAGAAGTGCGGTTGTGGGGACGTAACCTTGGGAGATTAGGaatgaatcggggaaggtctcctggaggagtgtGATTTGGGGATGGTTTTGAATAAGAGGAAAATCAAGTTCTATTGGATTTGatgggagagggtgttccaggcagggggaaaggcgtgaggaaggggttggaggcaggagagatcattcattcagtcgtatttattgagcacttactgtgtgcagagcactgtactatgcgcttgggagagtgcaatatagcaatgaacagacacattccctgcccacaacgaatttacaggcacagtgagattagtttgagaggagcaagagtacaagctggggcgtagggggagaagagagtgggtaagagggaaagagtggatcgagtgccttaaagtcgatgaccaggagtttctgcttgattcagagaggaaatgataaccattggaggtttttgaggagtggggagaagtgcagaatggtattttagaaaagtgatctgggcaggaaggccaagtatagactggagaagggagagactggaggcagggagatcaataaggaggccgatgcaatagtcaggctaggatatgacaagtgcatcgtaataataataactgtagtatttaagtgcttactatgtgccaggcactgtactaagtgctggggtagatacaagctaatcacgttggatacagcccttttcccacatggggctcacagtgtcaatccccattttaccaatgaggtaactgaggcccagagacatgaggtgacttgcccaaggtcacccagcagacaagtggcagatccaggattagaatccagatccttctgactcccaggccctggttctaTTCACTAGGTTATGATGTTTCTGTCATGGACCGGCATGGTGGCCCTTCgaatggaaaggaaggagcagatcctggaaatattgtggaggaagaagTGACAGCATTTGGCGACAGACCGAATATGGGactagaaagagagggaggagtcaaggataaattttctcactttttttatggtatctgttaagcacttactatgtgtcaagcactgttcattcattcaatcatatttattgagtgcttactgtatgcaaagcactctactaagcgcttaggagagtacagtataacaacagacacattcctgcccacgatgagctcccagtctagagggggagacagacattaatataaataaataacagatatatacagaaatatatctctatatagatatacatatatatatatatatatacttacatCTATCTATAAATATATACTCTACTATATATATACTACCTCTTAAATGATGGGCCAGCATACACTCTGGCCCcggaccctggggtagatacaagttaatcaggttggttaaagTCCCTCCCtgacatggagctctcagtctaagtaggagggagaccaggcattgaatcgccattttgcagttgaggaaactgaggcccagagcagttaggtaactcgccccaggtcacacagcaggcaagtagtggagccaggagtagaacccaggtcctctgccttcaaggcctatgctttatccactagaccatgctgctttccacattgcttcccttgcctgtgtcctgctctctcagcttctctctttccttcaggAATTTTGGGtttatctttctttctccccatccctaccCCTATCCCCTCAACCACCCTAACCAGGCTCTAGGGCAAGAAGAAACCTTCAGGTAGTCATCTTGTCCATCCTACtgcctccctttttcttcttctattcCTCCATTCTTCTCTCCCCGTCCAAACTCAGCTTCCAAATCCAACAGGGTTGCTGGGGGCAGCGGGGGCTGGCATTATTCAGGGATGGGGATCCAGACAGTGAAGGAGGAAGTTTGTCTCCTGCTTGAAGGACAGAGAGCCCCCTGGGACTCCCCATTTCCCATTTCTCCCAGGTTCCAAGGAGAAAACCAAACAGGCCCTTTGAGAGGTTCCAATGTCCGTATCACCGTCCCCAGTATATATTGGGCACAtattgtgcagagttctgtattgagcacttgggggacAGACAGAAGAAGTAAAAAACACTttccctaccctccaggagctcacGGTCCCTTGGCCTAAGGTCTCTTCCTCTTTGGAAGGACAGAAGGATGATCCATTTTtaaccctgccccttcccacttCATCCACCCATCCAAGAGTCTGTGTTCCCAGGCCCTGGAGACGGTGGTTTTTTGATCCTAAAGCATCTGTGAGCGGCAGAGAGAGAAATAGGCAAACTTTATTTAAGAAGTTTTCATTATAACCCCTTGAATTTGCAAAGCACTTgaatgtgtagagaagcagcgtggtgtagcggatagggcacgggcctgggagtcggaaggtcacaggttctattcctggcatggccacgtctgctgtgtgaccttgggtaagtcatttcacttctctgcctcagttacctcatctgtaaaatggggattgagactgtgagccccacgtgggacggggactgtctccaacccgatttgcttgtatccagcccagggtttagtacagtgcttggcacatagtaagagcttaacaaataccaccattattatttttattatttttccaaaactCTTCAACATCAATGACCTCATTTTACCCTCACAACACCCTTGGGAGGTAGGGAGAAGTAGAGACTattctacccattttacaggtgagca
This genomic stretch from Ornithorhynchus anatinus isolate Pmale09 chromosome X1, mOrnAna1.pri.v4, whole genome shotgun sequence harbors:
- the DIRAS1 gene encoding GTP-binding protein Di-Ras1, giving the protein MPEQSNDYRVVVFGAGGVGKSSLVLRFVKGTFRDTYIPTIEDTYRQVISCDKSVCTLQITDTTGSHQFPAMQRLSISKGHAFILVFSVTSKQSLEELRPIYQQILQIKGSVDTIPVMLVGNKCDETQREVDTREGEAVAREWQCAFMETSAKMNYNVKELFQELLNLEKHRSMSLNIDGKRSSKQKRTDKIKGKCSLM